From Plasmodium cynomolgi strain B DNA, chromosome 9, whole genome shotgun sequence:
GACGATAAAATGAAGTCATTTTTTGAGGCTACGCACAAGGGAGTGTCACACCATGAAAGTACTTCACCTATTTCTGCGTAGCTAACACCGCGGTGAAAGGGTGAACATGCAAGGTAGGAATGGCCACTAGGGAAAAGAACAATCCACCCAAGTAATATCACAGCTGTGGGGATGACTCCACACACGTCCGATTCGTAGGAACTTCCAAATGACGTCATGCTCAGCATGATTGGTAACGAAAAATATGACTGCACCTTTGTTTAGCTCAGTTCACTTAAGCACATCCCTTCGTACCAAATGTGAGGGCTAACTGCAGCGCAGGGGAAGGTGCAGAAAAAGGCCCCGTAGCCCTCCACACAGCAGAAGCAGTAGCGTCAGCAGTAGTAGCATCAGtagcagtagcagtagcGTCAGCAGCACAACTCTTCCTCCAGGCGAATCGCAGCGCAGCTGCCACAGGGACAAAATGAATACTAAGTGGCTATTTCGGTGGAGGTACCCCCAATggggaaaagcaaaagcaTCACCCACGTTGCATTACTTACAGCAGGCCAAATTGTTGAGGACTAAAAGGAGGACGAAATGGGTGAAGACTTCGCACAGAGGTACTGTAGAGGAAACGGACGAATGGGTGAAGACTTCGCAGAGGGGTACTACAGAGGAAGCGAACGAATGGGTGAAGACTTCGCACAGGGGTACTACAGAGGAAACGGACGAATGGGTAAATCTGAGCCAAGGCAGCATGACTGCTTCCATcccaggggaagaaaaaaacaaatgggagaCAGCCATGTGGGGAAGGAACCCCCGTCATGAAGATAAACCCAATAAGGAGAAGTACACACAAAAGGGtacccccccaaatgagcaaCTCCGCAAAAGGTACCAaggggtacaaaaaaaactttatcAAAAGTACAACCACCAGGGAGTAGGAAGCGACCCAAACAAGGTAGAGACATATGAAAGGAACTACGAACAAGTGAACGAATTAAATATCCATCGAATGTTACTTCTAGGATTGGAAACACTTAACATAAACGAATTGAATAAAATGCAGATCAACAGCTTCCTAACCATACAGCAGGGAAAAGATGTACTTATAAACTACCCAGACGGGTCAGGTAAAACAATAGCCTACTTATTACCCCTCCTGAacaacatatattttgtgcaTGACTACTTGGAAGAACTGATCCTTGAAAGCTATcatggagggaaaaaaaaaaagtgcggaAACTCTGTTCAGGAAAACTTCAAATTTAGTAACAATTTCGACTTGTACAACGAAATGAGGAAGTACTTTCTCAAGTATAGTCACTACAGGAGGAATGTACTGTTGGAAGATAATACCACTCAggtgggtaaaaaaatgaatcagaAATTTCACTTGCTCCCAAATCATTTTGATGAATTGGACGAAGAATCTATACGGGGGTATCCTCACCTAGGTAGGATGCATCGCatgcacaaaaagaaaaaaaaaaatacatcaatGGGGGGtcgaaaaggaggagacgTTTTCTCACCAAATGAGGACCAAACTGGTTATACACACAGAGGAGAGGTGGAAGCCAAACAGAGAAACGTCAGCCTGATGAACAAACTGATAGAAGTAatcaaaattaacaaaattaatcttaataacataaatagTGACCATGCTAATAGAGaagagctagccaaattggAAAACATTTTAATGTACAACTTTAAGGTGAAAGAGAAAGAACCCAACTGTGTAGCTTCTCCTCCAGACAATGATGAATGCATCTACCGATACCTAACTAGGAACCCTTTACAAATTAATAAGCCAATTATTATCCTAACTGTGAATAAAGACAATATAAGTCAAATTGTccaagtgataaaaaaactgGATGTGCTAAACCGGATCAACATACAAACGTTGAATGACGTGCCTTACCAGGACAGAACTTATTCCACTGTAGATGAAAGAACACACATAGAATCACTCAATGAAAAGGTGCAGATGCAGTTAGAGAAAAACTCTCACCTAGAAAATCTGCACGTGGTAAGAGTCAACAGAGTTCCCAACCCTGTCTTGTGCAAAGATGAAATTATGTGGACCTGTGCAGATATTGTAATTACCACTCCGGATATCTTTCTACATGCATATCAAAACGAACGAACCAAACAGATCCTCCCATCTATGATTATTTTCGATGAAGTAGATATGCTGTTTCAGAATAATGCCTACAGAAATACCatgatgaatatttttcaccTTGTGAAGAGGAGACCTGAGATTTACAACCCGCATATTGATATTAGCACTGCAGGATTGGAAGATGTGGCCACCTCCATTGAGGCTGCCTTAGCGAGCGGTGGGAAGGAAGCGGCTCCCTTAGCGAGCGGTGGGAAGGAAGCGGCTCCCTTAGCGAGCGGTGGGGAGGAAGCGCCTCCATTAACGAGCAGTGGGGTGAAAGCAGCTCCCTTAGCGAGCGGTGGGGAGGACGCGGCTCCCTTAACGAGCGGTGGGGAGGACGCGGCTCCCTTTGGCCAACCCCAAGTTTTAAGCACCTTCCAAAGTGGACTTCACTCCGTTGTCAGCGACTTCGAACGTGGCCAATTTGGAGACCTGGACATGTCGCCTGTTGAGGGggccaaaggggggaaccCTGCCGGGGATTATCACCCCAAAAACGCCTCCCACGGGAAAAAAGCCGCTGACCTTACCCCCCGGGCGAAGGAAAAAGCGCGAGAGCTTCCGCTACTCCAGATGATATACGTCAGCTCGACGCTGCCTTCCGTGGGACATACCACCGCGGGGAGTATGCTGGCTGAACGGTTCAGCAACCTGGTCGAAATCGTGTGCAGGGAGAACTACCACATCCCCAGAAACGTGCGCACCCAGTGGATAGAATTGAACAGggacaaaattttaagcCACTACCTATTTAGCGGCGGGACGGGGGACACACACGAGGGGGAGGATAGCTCGGGCATCGCTGCCAAGGATGAGGGGAACGCCACTCAGTATAGCGGTTTCGCCGATCAGCGTAGCGGTCCCCCTGCTCAGCATAGCAACTCCGACACGCACCATGGGGGCAGCCTGAAGGACGCCGCCCTGTCCAGCAAGATCAACAAACTGGAGAATAGCTCCTTCGAGCATAGACTGGATCTGCTAATCCACGTTTTGAAAAAGTACCACGAGTGGTCAGCTAGCACAGAATGGCACAAACACGCAGAATTTTCTGAACATGGTCAGGCGAAAAAGGATACAACTACCAACCccgaaggaggggaaaaaaaaaactttgcaAGCccaacaaaaggggggaagttcCACCTAATTGACAACAAAGCAGTTTACAAAACGATCGTATTTGTTAACAGCGTAAAGGATTGCATccggatatatttttttttaaaaaaacacaactGGCCCGTCTTCTGCTTTCACAAAAACATATCAATAAATTCACGGATGCAAAATCTGCACAACTTCCACCACTCGCACGTTGCCATTTTAGTGACCACCGATTTGTTGAGCAGAGGCATAGACACCAAAAATGTGGACCACataattaattttcattttccttccgACGCGATAACGTACCTGCACCGGCTcggaaaaatgaacaggagCGGCGATGATCATCATAATGGCCTTAATCACCATAGTAACGCGGAACGAGGGCAAATGCTGCACCGGCGGCACATCCCCCTGGAGGAGGAACACATTGGTGGAGAAGCACAAACGAAGTGGTCACATCAAGGAGACACAACTTGGGAGTATATTCCAACTCATGGTCAAGACAAAGACAACACGTTTCTCcgaacaaataaaaactttCTCGTGACAAACTTCTTATCATTTTCAAATCTCCCTTTGGCACAGTCGATTAGAAGTTGCGATCAACAGAACGCAagtttgcttccccttttttcaagaaaaaaatctttcaaaatgaaaattaaaagaaaggaaaataatgcCCTTGGGGAGGACAACAGATACATCGACATTGGGGCAGAGGAAGAGGATGATATCAACATGGATGGTGATTTTCCAAACGTGAGGGAGATAGGATCGCAAAGCCGGCACTCCTCCCACCAGGGAGAGGCACAATTCGAGAACGGTCACTCGAGGGAGCCCTCCACATGCGAGAATGACGAGAAAAATGTCTACGTTCAGGCGCccttctccgttttttcgCTGGACGATTTGGGCGAGGAGTCACACGGGAGCGACACAGATGAGGAGGGAGCAGCTGCGGAAGGAGCAGATGGAGACCTCACAGATGGAGACCTCACAGATGGAGACCTCACAGATGGAGACCTCACAGATGGAGACCTCACAGATGGAGACCTCACAGATGGAGACCTCACAGATGGAAACCTCACAGATGGAGACCTCACAGATGAAGACCTCACAGATGGAGACCTCACAGGTGAAGACCACACAGATGAAGACCACACAGATGAGGCAACCCCGCCGCATAACAAATTCGCCCAACGGAGAGCCGcgacaaaaggaaaaactgaaaCAAAACATAACCCGCGTGCTGATGATGACCACGCGGAAGAGTTCCCTGGAGAGACCCCCTcctgtgaagaaaaaaaaaatcgcttcGAAGATATCACCAGTCGAGAGTGCCTGCCGGTGATGCCCTCCCTCGTGATAAAATCCCATCCTGGGATGACGTCCAATttgacaagaaaaaatttctagTGGAGCGGTTTAAGAGCAGGGATTGCTACCTGATGGGGCAAGtcaaacgggggaagctCATCTTTAACAACTTCGAAAGTAATACAGATGaagacgatgaggaggagttGCTCTTTTAAGTGGAGGTGTGTTTCTCTATGATCCGTAAAAAAGTGCTGCTTCCGTTAGGTGGGTCCAAACTGCACACTTTTAAATTGTGCACATAAAATGGCTCTGCCACGCGCTGGAGAAGCTCCCAAAGGGTTAACCACTCGTGGGTATGTGCCTCCGCCCAACCACATGGCTCCCCCCCATGaggctgctcccccccccatgaGGCTACTCCCCCCCAGGCATCTGCTCCACGTCCAGCAACTCGTTCACCATGTACACCTTGCCGTGGTTCAGGACTGTCTCGTACAGTTCGTTCAACAGCTTATCGTTCGATATGGTGCTGGAATTCCCCACGATGACGACGTGCCGCTTGGCCCTCGTAATGGCAACATTTAACCGTCGATAGTCCTTCAAAAATCCaatattcttaaaataattgGAACACACAAGAGATAAAATGACGATctctttttccctcccctggAAGGAATCAACAGTGGCTATTTCGATGTCTTTGTAATCTGaggtgaaatttttttcatcgtataaattatcataaagaatatttttcagCAAATTCATTTGCTTCGAGTATGGAGTAATTACGCAAATGTGTTTGGCACTAATGTGATCTGCATGCAGCATCCTCTCGATTAGCTTGTACACGACGTAGGCCTCTCCTCTGTTGCTTCTCGATTTGTTGTTCAGGTTCACGATGTCGTCAATGTCGATTTGGACGGCGTCCTGCAGtgccttctccttctgctctGCTGCGGCGCTTTCCCCGGCGGTTGGCGCAGCGGTTGGTGCAGCGGTTGTCCCAGCGGTTACCCCAGCGGTTGCCCCAGCGACCACCTCCTCCTCATGGGAACTCCGTTCCGAGCATGACTCACTTTCCACAACGGCATCCTCATCCCCTGCGCAGATGTCCTCACTTTGGTCCCCTTCTTCCAAATGGTCCTCATAGATACCAAGGCCGTTTAACCCCTCTTCTCGGGGACCTTCGTTATCGGGCCGTTTTTGTCCTCTCCCCTCGCTATCGCGAAGGTCACCCCCTGACAGGGGAGCTGATACCGCCGGTGCCGCTGATACCGCCGGTGCCGCTGATGCCGCCGATACCGCTTGTGCCTCCGTTTTGCTGGGCTTCTTTCCGCCGAGCTTatcccccttcttctccttcatctCCAACTGTATCATGTCCA
This genomic window contains:
- a CDS encoding helicase (putative) — encoded protein: MNTKWLFRWRYPQWGKAKASPTLHYLQQAKLLRTKRRTKWVKTSHRGTVEETDEWVKTSQRGTTEEANEWVKTSHRGTTEETDEWVNLSQGSMTASIPGEEKNKWETAMWGRNPRHEDKPNKEKYTQKGTPPNEQLRKRYQGVQKKLYQKYNHQGVGSDPNKVETYERNYEQVNELNIHRMLLLGLETLNINELNKMQINSFLTIQQGKDVLINYPDGSGKTIAYLLPLLNNIYFVHDYLEELILESYHGGKKKKCGNSVQENFKFSNNFDLYNEMRKYFLKYSHYRRNVLLEDNTTQVGKKMNQKFHLLPNHFDELDEESIRGYPHLEVEAKQRNVSLMNKLIEVIKINKINLNNINSDHANREELAKLENILMYNFKVKEKEPNCVASPPDNDECIYRYLTRNPLQINKPIIILTVNKDNISQIVQVIKKLDVLNRINIQTLNDVPYQDRTYSTVDERTHIESLNEKVQMQLEKNSHLENLHVVRVNRVPNPVLCKDEIMWTCADIVITTPDIFLHAYQNERTKQILPSMIIFDEVDMLFQNNAYRNTMMNIFHLVKRRPEIYNPHIDISTAGLEDVATSIEAALASGGKEAAPLASGGKEAAPLASGGEEAPPLTSSGVKAAPLASGGEDAAPLTSGGEDAAPFGQPQVLSTFQSGLHSVVSDFERGQFGDLDMSPVEGAKGGNPAGDYHPKNASHGKKAADLTPRAKEKARELPLLQMIYVSSTLPSVGHTTAGSMLAERFSNLVEIVCRENYHIPRNVRTQWIELNRDKILSHYLFSGGTGDTHEGEDSSGIAAKDEGNATQYSGFADQRSGPPAQHSNSDTHHGGSLKDAALSSKINKLENSSFEHRLDLLIHVLKKYHEWSASTEWHKHAEFSEHGQAKKDTTTNPEGGEKKNFASPTKGGKFHLIDNKAVYKTIVFVNSVKDCIRIYFFLKKHNWPVFCFHKNISINSRMQNLHNFHHSHVAILVTTDLLSRGIDTKNVDHIINFHFPSDAITYLHRLGKMNRSGDDHHNGLNHHSNAERGQMLHRRHIPLEEEHIGGEAQTKWSHQGDTTWEYIPTHGQDKDNTFLRTNKNFLVTNFLSFSNLPLAQSIRSCDQQNASLLPLFSRKKSFKMKIKRKENNALGEDNRYIDIGAEEEDDINMDGDFPNVREIGSQSRHSSHQGEAQFENGHSREPSTCENDEKNVYVQAPFSVFSLDDLGEESHGSDTDEEGAAAEGADGDLTDGDLTDGDLTDGDLTDGDLTDGDLTDGDLTDGNLTDGDLTDEDLTDGDLTGEDHTDEDHTDEATPPHNKFAQRRAATKGKTETKHNPRADDDHAEEFPGETPSCEEKKNRFEDITSRECLPVMPSLVIKSHPGMTSNLTRKNF